The DNA region ACAGGGTATATGCCGGCGTAAGAAGGCGGGTAAAACTTAATCGCCGGCCTGCGGTTGAACAATGAACAATCCGGGAATGGAGAACAACCGCGTCAAGTTTGGCGCGCGTAATTTTTTTATCGCCGTAGGCCACACAACCCGGAGGATAATTTGAAGGGGATGTGACGCAGGCTGCCAACCACAGAGATGAAAAATCAAAGTTCCCTACTTTCGCCCCATGAAAATCTTCTGCATCGGTCGCAATTATGTGGACCACGCCAAGGAACTCAACAACCCCGTGCCGTCGGAGCCGCTCATCTTCATGAAGCCGCCGACCGCGCTGCTGGTGAACAACAAGCCGTTCTACCACCCCGACTTCACGCAAGACTTGCACTACGAGGGCGAAATCGTGTTGCGCGTTTGCAAAAACGGGCGCTCGGTGCAACCCGAATTTGCCTCGCGCTACTACGACGCGGTGGCTTTCGGCATTGACTTCACCGCCCGCGACGTGCAGGACAAACTCAAATCAAAAGGCCATCCGTGGGAAATCGCCAAGGGATTCGACCGCTCGGCGCCTATCAGCCGCTTTGTGTCGTTGGCAGAGTTGAAAAACCCGCAGGACATTCACTTTCAATTAAAGAAAAATGGCGAAGTGGTGCAGGACGGCCACACCCGCGATTTGATTTTCTCCTTCGACACGTTGATTTGCCACATCTCGCGCTATTTCACCCTGCACAAGGGCGACTACATCTTTACTGGCACGCCAGCAGGCGTGGGGCCAGTGAAAATTGGTGACGTGTTGGAAGGAAGCATCGAAGGTGTGGAGTTGTTGCGCTGCGCGGTGCGTTAGAGGCTGTTTTAAAACCCCAGCGTCGCCACCACAGGATAGTGGTCCGAATCGCCCGCCCTGATGGTGTGGCAGGCATACACCGAAAAACCAGTTTCGGCCAGCACATAGTCAATGCGCAAAAGAGGCAACACGCCTGCGAAGGTGGTGCCGAGACCCAAACCCTTTTTGCGAAAGGTATCGGAAAGCCCCTGCGAGATGTGTGCATACACAAAGGAGTTGGGCGTGTCGTTGAAATCGCCGCACACCACGATGGGATGAGGCGAGGAAATGAGATGCTGACGCACGCGCTGCGCTTGCTCGGCCCGGATGCGGGTGGCGCCTCCCACTCGTCTGAGCACGCCGCCGATTTCTCTCCAAGTGTCGCGCTCCTTCAAATTGGGATTTTCTATGACCTTCTCAGTCGTGACAGTGACCTTGTTCGATTGCAAGTGTATGCTGTAGATGCGAACCAACTTTTTCCCAACGCGCACATCGGCCCAAAGCGACGAATTGGAAGTCTTATCGAATGGGATTTCGCCCCCCGCCTCTATGGGGAATCGGCTGAAGATGACCGTGCCTTTTTTGAGGTTGAAGGTGTAGTCGTAGCCCATTTTTTTCCCCAGCAGATGATAGAACTTGGTTCCGATTTCCTGCACGCACAGCACGTCTGGCACCCCGTTTTTTTTCCAAAAACGAGCGTAACGCTCGGCAGTGGCCTCCCTGAACGAGTCGGAAATAAAGTGTTGGCCGTGCCACACGCCGCCGATGTTGTGCGTGGCCACCGTGAAGGCCCCCTCCGGCTTGGTGTCTTTCCCAAAGTCGAAGCCCAAAAAGCCGGTGACATACTGCCAGCCAAAAACCAAGATGCCCAAGTGATACAAGGCAAAACGGCTGGCTCGCCAAGTCCACAACACAACGAGGAACAAATTGGCCAACAAGAGCCACGGGAAAGCGGTGCCAAAAAACGCCAGCCACGGGAAGGACGCGGGATTGACGTGCGGGCAGATGTATGCCAGCAGCGTCAGCAGCACCACGGCGGCACTGATGATTTTGACCGCGTTCTTGATGAGGTAGCGCATCTATTTTTTGCTTGCTTCGTAGAGAAAGTCTTTTTCCTCCTGCTCGAGATTTTCGTAACCTCTCTCCTTGATTTTGTCCAGAATGGCATCGAGACGCTCTTGGAACGACAGGTCGTTCGTGTCGCTCACATTGCTGCCCTTAGCCCCGCCGAAAGTGGCGCGGAAGGCGGGTTGGGTCTTGCGTTTTGTCTTTTTGGGGCGCGGGCGAGCCGGTGCGAACAAACTCATGAGCCTGTCCAAAAAGCGGTTAATCGGCTCCGATAGGTCGCGGTCGTCGCGCAGTAGAAACACGAACCAGCAGCCTGCCGCAAAGCCTCCGAGATGCGCCGCGTGGCCGCCCGTGTTGCTTTGGTTGGCTATGCCCACAAAGTCGAGCAACACCAGCACCAGCACGATGTACTTCACCTTCACCTCGCCAAGCAGAAAGAGCATGACGCGATAGTCGGGCGCAAGGATGAGCGCAGCCCCCGCCAGCGCCATTATCGCGCCAGAGGCTCCCAAAGCGTAGGAACCAACATAAGGCATGAATTGGGCAGAGAAAAAGTAAAGCACATTGCCCACCAAGCCGCCCAAAAGGTAGATCGGCAGCACCCGCCTGTCGCCTATCAAATCGCCGACAATGATGCCGAAGAGATAGAGCGTGATGGTATTGCCCAAAAAATGCCAAAAGCTTTCGTGCAGGAAAATACTGGTGACGGGTGCCCAAAAATGCCAGAGCAGTTTCCAATCGCCCGGCATGCAAAAGAACAGCAGCACCTGCTCGTACCAGTCGCCCGCCCTGCCAGTCATCCACAACAACACAAAGAGGATTTTCACCAACACGAACACGGCAAAGTTCAGGATGACCAATCGCGTCACCATGTTGCCAGCTCGAAACGAATGTTTGATGTCTTCCCAAATGGACCTAAAAACCGCCATTGCTTTTTGTTGAATCGGTGTAGGATGTGAAATCGGTGTTCGTCATTGGAAACGCCCCCGATACCAAATCATTATCAATATGAAACCAAAAACCGCGCCGCCCAAGTGAGCAAAATGCGCCACCCCCGTCGAAAAGCGTTGCACTCCATAAAATAGCTCCAGCCCCGCCATAATCGGTACGAAATACTTGGCTTTGAGGGATATGGGCGGAAACAGCAGACTGATTATCTGGTTCGGGAAAAGATAGGCAAATGCAGCCAAAATCCCGAAAACAGCCCCCGATGCCCCCAGCATCGGCACGTTCCAAGCGCGAGGGTCCATGCCCATCTGCTGAAGCTCCCACCACTGCACGCCCGTGTAGAGAATGTAAGCGCCCACACCACAAAACAAATAATAAAACAAAAAGCGCCTATGTCCCCACACCATTTCTATCATAGGGCCGAAAATATAGAGCGCCAACATATTGAACAGCAGGTGCATCAAGTTGCCGTGCATGAATATATGGGTCGCTATCTGGTAAGGTCGAAAGTATTCTGAACCCGGCATATAAACCGCCAACGCCAAGCGCCCCATGTCGTAGTATTCGCCAGTCGTGTAGTCCCGCTGTGGCTCGCCAAGAATAATGTATGTGCCTACGAACATCAGGACGTTGATGATAATCAGGTGCCGGACGACACCCGTGAAAGGTTGGTAGAATTGAAATTGGGACATCGGTCGAGCGCGAACAGTTTGTTTTTTCCGCAAAAACAGGCGGAGGCGAGTGTTGTTTTTGAGTTCGTGAATGGAAGGCCAAATGTATCCACCTTGCGTTATTTGAACAAAAAAAACGATGTCTCGAAAAACTTTACCAGAGACACAGCGCAAATACGCCCATGATGAAGATAGCGAAGAAAACCCGCGCCAGTCGCCGCTCCCTACGAATGATGGTTTGCTCCGGTTGGTTGCGTGCCAAATCGTTGCCCGCCCGAATGACTTGCAGCAACACCATCGAAATCAAGAAATAACAAAGGAGATAGATTTTGTCCATCAACACCATGTAGCCCGTGTCGGGCAGCGCGTCGCTGTACGACTGTTGCAGAAACACCGCCGTCAGCAGCCCGCCAATGGGCAACGACGAGCGCGTGTCAATGTAGGAAGGGTGCAGAATGAGCGCCCCGATGCTGACCAGCATGACAATCAAAATGGGCAGCAACATCTTGAGGATGAAATAACTCAGCGGGCGTGCCAGCGTGACGGTGAAGGTCAGGTTGCTGTATCGTTGGGCGTTTTCCTCTGGGTTGCCGAAGTCCGTGCCGTAGTCATGAACGGACGATTGCAACTGGCAGCCCTTCGTCTCCCAGCCGATGAGCTTCAGGGTGTTACGAATTTCGGCAGCGTTGGTGTCGGGCAGATACACGAGCGCCGCGGCAGGATGCTCCGGGCTTTCAATCTGTATGTCGAGTTTGTGTTTGTCCAAAGGAAAACGGCTGAGGGAAAAAGAGTGAAAAAAACGACCCTCCACCCTGAAAATGCGATAATTGGTGCCGTCTTTCAACAAAAAACTGCTGCTGTCGCCCGATTGCTCGTGCGCCATGCTCCATTTTTCTATCAGGTTGACGAACTCGATTTCCGTGGGGTCAATCTCTCCCTTCCATTTGAACCAAATGTAAAAATCTGCGTAGAACGAATGTTCGTCCATGTTCAGGTCATACAAATTCATCAAGTAGATGCCGACATGGACAGGTTGCGGCTGAGCCACCAAGTCAGGTGCGGCACAAAAAGAAAAAAGGCAGGCAATCAAGAATTTACGCGGTGACATCATTCATGTTTTTGGCCAAAAATAGCGTGTTTTCACCTGTTCATGCGAGTGCAATGTTCAGCTATCTCCCCCAATTTTGTGGCAAAAAAACGACCATGCGCCGTTTGTGCCTTTTTATCCCGCTGACAACCTTCTTTTCCTCCCTTTTTGCCCAAAAACTGACCGATGCCCGACCGATTCATCAGCCAGATTCTGGGGTGCTCACAGCTGGAGCTCTTGATGCGGAAGGCAACCTCTACCTTGCTTCCACGCTAAATCTTAAAAATACCTTTGGGCAAAGTGGCATATTGGGGCTGTTCCCGGCGGGCGACCCGGTATTGAGCAAATACCACCCCGACGGAACACTGCTCTGGCGGCGCGAATTCCCCGGCAACATCGCCCGCATCTGCGACGCCGCGCTGACACCCGACGGCGGCTTGGTCATCACAGGCGGCTATGTGGACACTTTTCGGCTGACTCCCGATTGGCTTATTCCCGGAGTCAACGACTACGATGCCAGTTTTTTCATCGCAAAACTGGCTCCCGATGGACATTTTCAATGGGTGGACACCTACCTAAGCACGTTGCCGGAAGACTGTCTTGGCTGGACGCTGGCGGTAGCCCCCGATGCGATCTACGTCGCCGGCATCCACGAAGCGATACAGTCGAGACTGCGGCGCTACAACTTCGACGGCAATTTGCAACTTGAAAAAACACTCGACATTCGCAGCATCAGCCAACTCGCGCTCGACGACGAAGGGCGGTTGTACGCCGTCGGCACAGCCGCTCCGTGGGACATGTTCGCCAACCTAATGGTGCCCGAACCACCGATGCAAACCGGCTATGCCAACTATATCGTCCGGCTCGATTCCTCTTTCACGGCGCATTGGATTCGAGCATACAACTACATCACATTCGACGAGCATCCCAAAGTGGCGGTGTTTGGCGGCAACGCCTTCCTGCTGTCGTACGACTTCGATGCCGGCCCCAACCAATCCGCAGGCTACCGATTAAAAGCCTACTCGCCCAACGGCGACCCGCTGTGGTCAGACACTATTCTTGAAGGTTTTCTCTCCACTGACTACCCACACGCTGCGTTGCAGCCTTTTTGTGGCCGTTTGTTGCTCCAGTTTTCTGACATCGGCGGCATGGCTGTGCGCTCTTACGATGCCAATTTCGACGACAACCTGCTCGTGCAAGGTTCAAACGGCGGCTTCCTCGGCTCTTTTCCCTTTCTCCGTACCAATAAAAAACACGCGATATTCGGCTCCAATTTCCGAAATACCACCCTTGATTTTGGTGACGATTTTTCCCTGCAAAACGACAAAACACCCGGCTTTCAGCAATTTGTCCTGCAATTCGAGTGTCCCGACCAGTCGAGCAGCAGCCCCGTGCCGCCGCCAGTCCCAGCCTCATGGAGCCTTGCCCCCAATCCCGCGACCCACGTCGCCAGTCTGCATCGGCTTTCGGGCAAAGTCCCGCACACTGCCCGCGTCGAATTGCTCGACGCTGCGGGGCATCTGCATTGGAGCGGCGATGTGCTTTCGGAGCAAACGGCTGTCCCGTTGGAGACGCTACCAACTGGCATTTACTTTTTGCGAGTGATGAGCGAAGAAGGGGTATTCGTGTTGAAGGGGATGAGGAGGCAATAAATTCCTAAAACGTCGGGCGCATTTTCAATGGTCGCAAGTAAATCGGAACGCTGTGCCGGCATATATGCTTCGCGCCGCTAAGTTTTGGGCATGGCTAAAAGCGCAATCTATTCGAAGTCAGGGACATCAATCATGGTC from Saprospiraceae bacterium includes:
- a CDS encoding T9SS type A sorting domain-containing protein: MRRLCLFIPLTTFFSSLFAQKLTDARPIHQPDSGVLTAGALDAEGNLYLASTLNLKNTFGQSGILGLFPAGDPVLSKYHPDGTLLWRREFPGNIARICDAALTPDGGLVITGGYVDTFRLTPDWLIPGVNDYDASFFIAKLAPDGHFQWVDTYLSTLPEDCLGWTLAVAPDAIYVAGIHEAIQSRLRRYNFDGNLQLEKTLDIRSISQLALDDEGRLYAVGTAAPWDMFANLMVPEPPMQTGYANYIVRLDSSFTAHWIRAYNYITFDEHPKVAVFGGNAFLLSYDFDAGPNQSAGYRLKAYSPNGDPLWSDTILEGFLSTDYPHAALQPFCGRLLLQFSDIGGMAVRSYDANFDDNLLVQGSNGGFLGSFPFLRTNKKHAIFGSNFRNTTLDFGDDFSLQNDKTPGFQQFVLQFECPDQSSSSPVPPPVPASWSLAPNPATHVASLHRLSGKVPHTARVELLDAAGHLHWSGDVLSEQTAVPLETLPTGIYFLRVMSEEGVFVLKGMRRQ
- a CDS encoding fumarylacetoacetate hydrolase family protein; translated protein: MKIFCIGRNYVDHAKELNNPVPSEPLIFMKPPTALLVNNKPFYHPDFTQDLHYEGEIVLRVCKNGRSVQPEFASRYYDAVAFGIDFTARDVQDKLKSKGHPWEIAKGFDRSAPISRFVSLAELKNPQDIHFQLKKNGEVVQDGHTRDLIFSFDTLICHISRYFTLHKGDYIFTGTPAGVGPVKIGDVLEGSIEGVELLRCAVR
- a CDS encoding rhomboid family intramembrane serine protease; translation: MAVFRSIWEDIKHSFRAGNMVTRLVILNFAVFVLVKILFVLLWMTGRAGDWYEQVLLFFCMPGDWKLLWHFWAPVTSIFLHESFWHFLGNTITLYLFGIIVGDLIGDRRVLPIYLLGGLVGNVLYFFSAQFMPYVGSYALGASGAIMALAGAALILAPDYRVMLFLLGEVKVKYIVLVLVLLDFVGIANQSNTGGHAAHLGGFAAGCWFVFLLRDDRDLSEPINRFLDRLMSLFAPARPRPKKTKRKTQPAFRATFGGAKGSNVSDTNDLSFQERLDAILDKIKERGYENLEQEEKDFLYEASKK
- a CDS encoding rhomboid family intramembrane serine protease, which gives rise to MSQFQFYQPFTGVVRHLIIINVLMFVGTYIILGEPQRDYTTGEYYDMGRLALAVYMPGSEYFRPYQIATHIFMHGNLMHLLFNMLALYIFGPMIEMVWGHRRFLFYYLFCGVGAYILYTGVQWWELQQMGMDPRAWNVPMLGASGAVFGILAAFAYLFPNQIISLLFPPISLKAKYFVPIMAGLELFYGVQRFSTGVAHFAHLGGAVFGFILIMIWYRGRFQ
- a CDS encoding endonuclease/exonuclease/phosphatase family protein, whose amino-acid sequence is MRYLIKNAVKIISAAVVLLTLLAYICPHVNPASFPWLAFFGTAFPWLLLANLFLVVLWTWRASRFALYHLGILVFGWQYVTGFLGFDFGKDTKPEGAFTVATHNIGGVWHGQHFISDSFREATAERYARFWKKNGVPDVLCVQEIGTKFYHLLGKKMGYDYTFNLKKGTVIFSRFPIEAGGEIPFDKTSNSSLWADVRVGKKLVRIYSIHLQSNKVTVTTEKVIENPNLKERDTWREIGGVLRRVGGATRIRAEQAQRVRQHLISSPHPIVVCGDFNDTPNSFVYAHISQGLSDTFRKKGLGLGTTFAGVLPLLRIDYVLAETGFSVYACHTIRAGDSDHYPVVATLGF